Proteins from one Bacteroides mediterraneensis genomic window:
- a CDS encoding sialate O-acetylesterase, whose protein sequence is MKTKKWMVSACLLLMQAGAWGKVVLPDIVSDNMVLQQQTEACLWGKADANAEVSVRPSWNREVYKVTADAEGKWVVKIQTPTASYQTYTISISDGEEVKLNNVLVGEVWFCSGQSNMEMPLRGFWNCPIAGANETIATASKWKGIRVATVEKNGQLQPVDACKGSWKVSSPENAPAFSATAFNFAMMMNQVLDIPVGIINCSWGGSTVEGWLPREIVSQYPDIDLKKDIRKEDGHDWWHYLSPTLMYNGMLKPLQNYTIKGFLWYQGESNVGKHKTYGERLKTMVELWRKEWGLGELPFYYVEIAPFNSTETTDCALLREAQFKAQALIPNSGMISTNDLVEPYEMKNIHPKNKTDVGKRLAYMALNKTYHVPGIEAYGPVYKSMEVKDGAVILSFEHAGEGFNRLSGMEGFEVAGSDKVFYPAKAEVFNNLQIKVTCDKVAQPVAVRYCFRDFQPGNVANLRELPLYPFRTDDWE, encoded by the coding sequence ATGAAAACGAAGAAATGGATGGTAAGTGCTTGCCTGTTGCTGATGCAGGCAGGTGCATGGGGCAAGGTTGTGTTGCCCGACATTGTGAGTGACAATATGGTGCTGCAGCAGCAGACCGAGGCTTGTTTGTGGGGAAAGGCGGATGCCAATGCCGAAGTGAGCGTCCGTCCGTCGTGGAACCGGGAGGTATATAAGGTGACCGCGGATGCGGAAGGGAAATGGGTGGTTAAAATCCAGACACCGACGGCCAGTTACCAGACTTATACGATTTCTATTTCCGATGGAGAGGAAGTGAAACTGAACAATGTGCTGGTGGGGGAAGTGTGGTTTTGCTCGGGACAGTCGAACATGGAGATGCCTCTCCGGGGGTTCTGGAACTGCCCGATAGCCGGAGCCAATGAAACCATTGCTACTGCCTCGAAGTGGAAAGGTATCCGGGTAGCCACCGTGGAAAAGAACGGACAATTGCAACCCGTTGATGCGTGTAAGGGCAGCTGGAAGGTGAGCAGTCCGGAAAATGCGCCTGCCTTCAGTGCCACGGCTTTTAATTTTGCCATGATGATGAACCAGGTGCTGGATATTCCGGTGGGCATTATCAATTGCAGTTGGGGCGGGTCGACAGTAGAAGGCTGGTTGCCCCGTGAAATCGTGTCGCAGTATCCCGATATTGATTTGAAGAAGGATATCCGTAAGGAAGACGGACACGACTGGTGGCATTACCTGAGTCCGACGTTGATGTATAACGGTATGCTCAAGCCGTTGCAGAATTATACGATTAAAGGTTTCCTGTGGTATCAGGGCGAATCGAATGTCGGAAAGCACAAGACGTATGGGGAGCGATTGAAAACCATGGTGGAACTCTGGCGCAAGGAATGGGGGCTGGGAGAGCTTCCGTTCTATTATGTGGAGATTGCTCCGTTCAATTCTACGGAGACGACAGATTGTGCCTTGTTGCGTGAAGCACAGTTCAAGGCACAGGCGCTCATCCCGAACAGTGGCATGATTTCAACCAACGATTTGGTGGAACCTTATGAGATGAAGAACATTCATCCGAAAAACAAGACGGATGTCGGAAAGCGTCTGGCTTATATGGCGCTGAACAAGACGTATCATGTGCCGGGAATTGAGGCATACGGACCGGTTTATAAGTCGATGGAAGTGAAAGACGGGGCGGTGATTCTCTCGTTTGAGCATGCGGGGGAGGGCTTCAACCGCTTGTCGGGGATGGAAGGTTTTGAAGTGGCCGGAAGCGACAAGGTGTTCTATCCGGCCAAAGCGGAAGTTTTCAACAACCTGCAGATAAAGGTGACCTGCGACAAAGTGGCACAGCCCGTAGCCGTGCGTTATTGTTTCCGTGACTTCCAGCCGGGTAACGTGGCCAATCTGCGTG
- the proC gene encoding pyrroline-5-carboxylate reductase, translated as MKVAIIGAGNMGGAIARGLANGHYIQAQQIAVSNPSAGKLEALKAEFPAIHVTHSNKEAAEDADIVIIAVKPWKVEEVLKPLRLRQPQALVSVAAGLTIEDLAHFVDPEMPIFRVIPNTAISEGASMTLIAARNASEEQVAGMTALFNEMGRSMLIDEKLFAAATSLTSCGIAYVLKYVQAAMQAGVELGIKPHDAQTMLAQTLEGAAQLLLNNEHAHPATEIEKVTTPGGITIKGINSLEHDGFTSAIIRAIKASL; from the coding sequence ATGAAAGTAGCAATCATCGGAGCCGGAAACATGGGAGGTGCCATTGCCCGTGGTCTGGCCAACGGACATTATATTCAGGCACAACAGATAGCGGTATCCAATCCCAGTGCCGGAAAACTGGAAGCGCTGAAAGCGGAATTTCCCGCCATCCACGTAACTCATTCCAACAAGGAAGCGGCAGAAGATGCCGACATCGTCATTATCGCAGTAAAACCCTGGAAGGTGGAAGAAGTGCTGAAACCCTTGAGACTGCGGCAACCCCAGGCACTGGTGTCCGTAGCTGCCGGACTGACGATTGAAGACCTGGCCCACTTCGTGGACCCGGAAATGCCGATTTTCCGCGTCATCCCGAACACAGCCATCTCGGAAGGAGCCAGCATGACCCTGATTGCCGCACGCAATGCTTCGGAAGAACAGGTGGCAGGCATGACTGCCTTGTTCAACGAGATGGGGCGTTCCATGCTGATTGACGAAAAGCTGTTTGCGGCTGCCACCTCACTGACTTCCTGTGGCATTGCCTACGTGCTGAAATACGTGCAAGCCGCCATGCAGGCAGGAGTGGAACTGGGCATCAAGCCCCACGACGCGCAGACCATGCTGGCACAGACACTGGAGGGAGCCGCCCAACTGCTGCTGAACAACGAGCATGCACATCCGGCTACCGAAATAGAAAAGGTAACCACTCCGGGGGGAATCACCATCAAAGGCATCAACTCACTGGAACACGACGGCTTCACATCGGCCATCATTCGTGCCATCAAGGCCAGTTTATAA
- a CDS encoding MATE family efflux transporter, with protein sequence MEQTIQQTNIRKGLTKLVIPIFIETLLIMMLGAVDTIMLSQYSDESVAAVGVVNQIVMFAFLIFEVINIGTSVLCSQYLGAGLKNKMVQVVGVSLLLNLVVGILVSAILHYGATTLLGWMGLRPELLKYGIGYMEIVGAFAFFQAISLTISASLRSANKAIYPMLVTVLVNVMNIIGNYSLIFGKFGLPAMGAEGAAISTSIARGVSMIVLFVILFRKHIPSFPLALFRPFPWKELKNLLKVGLPSAGENMSYSFSQVVITYLINILGNDSLATRTYTVNTTMFVYLFAIAMAQGGAISIGHLVGQKKIRAAYLLGKYVMRLSILVSLGLSCIWAIFGHTIFSLLTDNEHIIRLGVTILIVDVIVEIGRAVNIYATNALRSAGDVNFPFYVGLVVQWTVSVGLSYLFGIHWGWGLVGMWCAFLLDENIRALIFVKRWNSLKWAKKGFVR encoded by the coding sequence GTGGAACAGACAATTCAACAGACGAACATCCGGAAGGGCTTGACGAAGCTTGTGATTCCTATCTTCATTGAGACTTTATTGATTATGATGCTGGGGGCAGTAGACACCATCATGCTGAGCCAGTACTCCGACGAGAGTGTGGCAGCGGTAGGTGTGGTAAACCAGATTGTAATGTTTGCTTTCCTCATTTTCGAGGTCATCAATATCGGTACGTCGGTGCTGTGTTCGCAGTATCTGGGTGCCGGACTGAAGAACAAGATGGTGCAGGTGGTCGGGGTGTCTCTGTTGCTGAACCTGGTGGTAGGTATCCTGGTCAGTGCCATTCTGCATTATGGGGCTACCACCTTGCTGGGCTGGATGGGGCTGCGTCCGGAACTGTTGAAGTACGGTATCGGTTACATGGAGATTGTGGGAGCCTTTGCCTTCTTTCAGGCTATTTCGCTGACCATTTCCGCTTCGCTCCGTAGTGCGAACAAGGCCATCTATCCCATGCTGGTCACCGTGCTGGTCAATGTGATGAACATCATCGGAAACTATTCCCTGATTTTCGGTAAGTTCGGTCTGCCTGCCATGGGAGCTGAAGGAGCGGCTATTTCTACCTCCATTGCCCGAGGCGTCAGCATGATTGTGTTGTTTGTCATCCTGTTCAGAAAACATATTCCTTCTTTCCCGCTGGCCCTGTTCCGTCCTTTCCCGTGGAAAGAGTTGAAAAATCTGTTGAAAGTAGGATTGCCTTCGGCAGGCGAGAATATGTCGTACAGTTTCTCGCAGGTGGTGATTACTTATCTGATTAATATCCTGGGAAACGATTCGCTGGCTACCCGTACCTATACGGTGAATACCACCATGTTCGTCTACTTGTTTGCCATCGCCATGGCACAGGGTGGAGCCATCAGTATCGGGCATCTGGTGGGACAGAAGAAGATTCGCGCGGCCTATCTGCTGGGAAAATACGTGATGCGCCTGTCCATTCTGGTGTCGTTGGGGCTTTCGTGCATCTGGGCTATCTTCGGCCATACCATTTTCAGCCTGCTCACCGATAACGAGCACATCATCCGCCTGGGTGTGACCATCCTGATTGTCGATGTCATTGTGGAGATAGGACGTGCCGTGAACATTTATGCCACGAATGCTCTGCGTTCGGCGGGCGACGTGAATTTCCCTTTCTATGTGGGACTGGTCGTGCAATGGACGGTTTCCGTGGGCTTGAGCTATCTGTTCGGTATCCATTGGGGATGGGGACTGGTAGGTATGTGGTGTGCCTTCCTGCTCGACGAGAATATCCGTGCCCTTATCTTTGTGAAACGTTGGAACAGTCTGAAGTGGGCCAAGAAGGGGTTTGTGAGATAA